GATTGTCGGAAACGGCATATCCCACAGCATAATTTTGCCCACCAAAAAAGTTGGCAGAGTACATCATGTAGATTTTTCCACCGTGCTCAAAAGCGAACGAGCCTTCTGTCCAACGCCGGTTTACCTCACCATTCGTAACAGAACGGCTTTCCCATTCCGTTTGCAGGTCACTCATTTTAGAAGGTGGCTGCAAAAGCAAGACCGGTTCACCGATTACGGATGTGAAGTCGTTGGATATCTCCACGCCATACACCCAACTTTCTTCAATTTCATCAAACAGGTTTTGTGAGCGTGCCCATTCCGCCACTTCACTTTCGACAGGGTTTTTGTAACAGCAACGTGAATAGTAAAGGTATGTTTTTCCCTTATGCTTCAAGATATTGGCATCGATAATGGGATAACCGGGATCGAAAAGCGGCTTATCGGACAGCTCCTTGAACGGCCCTGTCGGTTTATCGGCTACTGCCACCCCAATACGGAAATTCTCCGACTCATTTGTGGGATTTACCTTCCAGTCAGCGCTGAAAAACATGTAGTATTTGCCGTCTATTTCATACACCTCAGGCGCCCAATAATTTTTCAAAGTCCACGATTCTGGAGTGTCTCCCGAATAAACTTGTCCTTCGTACTGCCAATCCGCCAAATTGTTAGAACTGTACGCGCCAAAACCTTTTTCCACCCCACCCGTTCCGTACATATAATATTTTCCGTCGGAAGCCGAAAGAATAAATGGATCGCCAAGAGCAACCGGCAAGGGATTAATATACCTGACTGGCCCTGATGACTTATTATCCGGTGCAATACATCCGGAAAAAATAAGAACAAATAAAATGACCGTCAGCAAATTTTGAAGAATCGTTTTAACCTGAAATTGTTTATGCATATTTTTCGACATCCATTCTTTTTTTTAATTCGACAGCTTTCTCTCCCGACACGAACACCGAGGGTAATTTAGGATGTAGCTGGAGTTTGTAGCCGGCGGCGTTACTCTCAACCCAGGTAATTTTATTTTTATTTATAATAAACTCATCACGGCACCGGAAAAGTTGCTCGAAATGCGTATTTTCTGCTTCAAACTCCTCCAACGTAGCACTTATTGTTAACTCCTCCACGCTTCCGTTATTGGAAACATTGACCACTAGATAATCCCCTTTTGATTCTGCCGAAATAAACGTATTGATATCAATAGGTTTAATAAATCGTTGCAGGTTGATAAATTGAGGATCTGCCTCTGCAGGAGTTTCTTTTTTATCCAGCATTAAACTGATGTTCATTGCCGTCGCCTTCCTCAAGCGTTTTTTCATAAAATAAATATGCCGGATTAATTGCGCTGTCAGACACGGAAAGAAACCCACCGATACCACTACCCACAACATCCCCAGATAACCGTGTATATTTGGCGGGAAAACACCTCTGATATAATTGATCAACCAAATTGTTGAGGCAATGGTCATCATCTGATAAACACACATGAATAGTTCCTTACCTACTATCCATCTTTCGTTTGAAAAAAACCGTGGGAAGAATTTGAGCCAGACAAAATTGATCAGCATAGTGACGTAAGAACCTCCTGCATATAACGCTGCCGTGAGAAACGGATTATCCAGAATGTTCCTGTCTCCTAAATTAAAAGGCTGTAAAAAACTCAATACTAAAAAAACACCTGCAGCAATCACAGTACAGGTAGCGATGTAAACTTTAAAATTCGCATATCCCGGGTGAGGACGGCAAAACAGGGCTAAAATCCGGTTCATAAAACAAATAAGAATCAATATTCAAGTTGTAAAAATAATGAAAAAAAAGCACCTCTTTCCCTTTTCACCCTGAAATTTTATTTCTCATTGGAGAAATCTGCCCAAACTTCTTAAGACAGGCGACAAATAATAATAAAAGGGGAAAAACCGGCCGGCCTTTCCCCTTTTGTTATGTTACCTCAGAGAGTTTTTATTTCACCTTATCCACGATGGCCTTGAACGCTTCGGGATGATTCATCGCCAAATCGGCGAGCACTTTACGGTTGATATCTATTTCATTTTTGTGCAATGCTCCCATCAGACGGGAATAGGACATGCCATACTGACGTGCGGCGGCATTGATACGTTGAATCCAAAGTGCGCGGAAGTTACGCTTTTTATTCTTACGGTCACGATAGGCATAGGTCAACCCCTTTTCCCACGTGTTCTTGGCTACGGTCCACACATTTTTGCGTGCGCCGATATACCCTCTTGTTAATTTCAGAACTTTTTTTCTGCGGTTGCGTGATGCAACATGATTGACTGATCTTGGCATAATGTTACTTGTTTTTGAATGTCAGCGTTCCCCCGGGAGGGAATCTTTGGTGCATACATCCGGTTAATAAATCGTTAAGTTGGAAAGCTTCGGGCTTATTTCAATCCCAATAAGTGTTTTACGCTGTTCTCATCTACTTTGTGAACAAGTCCAGTCTGCGTAAGATTTCTCTTTTGCTTTTTGGTCTTTTTCGTTAAGATGTGACTTTTGTACGCATGCTTTCTCTTGATTTTTCCTGTTCCGGTAAGGGCGAACCTCTTTTTGGCACCGGAATTAGTCTTCATTTTTGGCATTTTGCTCTTGTTTTTTGTAAATTATTTAGTTTAGATAATCAACCCGATATTGCTCTTCCCCAAGGGGTCTCGCAATATCGCCGGTTGATGTTTATGTTGAGGCTTCCTCAGCCTTTTTCATCAAAAAGTGTGCAAAGATACAACATGTTTTTGAAAAATCGATGCGACTTTTCTTTTTTTATACTTTTATTCCGAAGGTTGTTCTTTTTTAGCA
This portion of the Petrimonas sulfuriphila genome encodes:
- a CDS encoding glycoside hydrolase family 43 protein, producing the protein MHKQFQVKTILQNLLTVILFVLIFSGCIAPDNKSSGPVRYINPLPVALGDPFILSASDGKYYMYGTGGVEKGFGAYSSNNLADWQYEGQVYSGDTPESWTLKNYWAPEVYEIDGKYYMFFSADWKVNPTNESENFRIGVAVADKPTGPFKELSDKPLFDPGYPIIDANILKHKGKTYLYYSRCCYKNPVESEVAEWARSQNLFDEIEESWVYGVEISNDFTSVIGEPVLLLQPPSKMSDLQTEWESRSVTNGEVNRRWTEGSFAFEHGGKIYMMYSANFFGGQNYAVGYAVSDNPLGPFVKAGNNPILEKNRDGGGNVTGTGHNMMFRLKGSEKMYTVYHGRTRKTGEERVVFIDELKMDEKGVLSVDGPSTSEKEL
- a CDS encoding LytTR family transcriptional regulator DNA-binding domain-containing protein, with the translated sequence MNRILALFCRPHPGYANFKVYIATCTVIAAGVFLVLSFLQPFNLGDRNILDNPFLTAALYAGGSYVTMLINFVWLKFFPRFFSNERWIVGKELFMCVYQMMTIASTIWLINYIRGVFPPNIHGYLGMLWVVVSVGFFPCLTAQLIRHIYFMKKRLRKATAMNISLMLDKKETPAEADPQFINLQRFIKPIDINTFISAESKGDYLVVNVSNNGSVEELTISATLEEFEAENTHFEQLFRCRDEFIINKNKITWVESNAAGYKLQLHPKLPSVFVSGEKAVELKKRMDVEKYA
- the rplT gene encoding 50S ribosomal protein L20 — protein: MPRSVNHVASRNRRKKVLKLTRGYIGARKNVWTVAKNTWEKGLTYAYRDRKNKKRNFRALWIQRINAAARQYGMSYSRLMGALHKNEIDINRKVLADLAMNHPEAFKAIVDKVK
- the rpmI gene encoding 50S ribosomal protein L35, translating into MPKMKTNSGAKKRFALTGTGKIKRKHAYKSHILTKKTKKQKRNLTQTGLVHKVDENSVKHLLGLK